A window from Electrophorus electricus isolate fEleEle1 chromosome 7, fEleEle1.pri, whole genome shotgun sequence encodes these proteins:
- the LOC113588299 gene encoding high affinity immunoglobulin gamma Fc receptor I-like, whose protein sequence is MCDLYSSIAIVTLLGSVRCEEADPVPVQAQARVTAGERHLFSGEDIQLACSVPEDPLSGWRYQWFLNGVLVSSSEVYDLKDTQVLQTGGYTCLGEKDIDGWPYVMKSLPSDVLNVHVDGGWVLLQTPTEPLVIEEVLNLTCRVRDDPLLMEVTFYKGDVKNWKQKDKDLVFPRVSLEDQGSYWCKATWVQGYVYHSGQSLPASVTVLDKLTSPVLELEPGRTVVAEGSSMVLKCSTQLHAREQGHGIEYYYMKNGTRLGPASSRDTHTIQSAVKDDTGVYTCKVRVRALNLERWSNELKVEVKPRDRPKRR, encoded by the exons ATGTGTGACTTGTACAGCTCCATCG CCATAGTAACATTGCTTGGAAGTGTCAGGTGTGAAG AAGCAGACCCCGTACCGGTGCAGGCTCAGGCTCGCGTGACAGCCGGAGAGCGACACCTCTTCTCTGGGGAAGACATACAGCTTGCATGCAGTGTGCCTGAGGACCCTCTGTCCGGCTGGAGGTACCAGTGGTTCTTGAACGGCGTGTTGGTGAGCTCCTCCGAGGTGTACGACCTGAAGGACACCCAAGTCCTGCAGACGGGAGGCTACACATGTCTGGGGGAGAAAGACATCGACGGCTGGCCTTATGTGATGAAGTCCCTTCCCAGCGACGTGCTGAATGTGCACGTGGACG GTGGTTGGGTCCTTCTGCAAACCCCGACCGAGCCACTGGTTATTGAGGAAGTGCTGAACCTGACCTGCCGTGTCCGTGACGACCCCCTGCTGATGGAGGTGACCTTCTACAAGGGTGACGTAAAGAACtggaaacagaaagacaaagacctGGTTTTTCCCAGAGTCTCACTGGAGGACCAAGGCAGTTACTGGTGCAAGGCCACCTGGGTCCAGGGCTATGTGTACCACTCTGGCCAGTCCCTGCCTGCTTCTGTAACCGTGTTGG ACAAACTGACCAGTCCAGTCCTGGAACTTGAGCCCGGCCGGACGGTCGTAGCGGAAGGAAGCTCCATGGTCCTGAAGTGTTCCACTCAGCTACACGCCAGAGAACAGGGCCACGGCATAGAATACTACTACATGAAAAATGGCACCAGGCTGGGACCCGCATCGTCCCGGGACACGCACACCATCCAAAGTGCGGTGAAGGACGACACAGGTGTCTACACCTGCAAAGTCCGTGTGAGGGCTCTGAACCTGGAGAGATGGAGCAATGAGCTGAAGGTGGAGGTTAAACCACGCGATCGGCCCAAACGGCGCTGA
- the otol1b gene encoding otolin 1b, translating into MFRLSLRCFSLHRREMTGLCVQSLVLAASVLLLSSTFDAIRMTQRPKYQYTKKPPREIQTTTHAKPTPARVSDHPKQKDHRPVVITGSPPVSGHTHVDYRTDTTAPPSGVQDNYTLDYNECYLNVCECCPPERGPQGPKGDVGFPGPPGQKGDPGPRSAPGLTGPTGPPGFMGDKGDKGEKGSSGPFGASGIPGKAGGKGETGFKGEKGAGGLPGLAGVKGEKGEPGQNVTKGDRGQPGKDGPPGAPGVTGDKGEKGDRGECGLLGERGQKGEPGDPGPPGTRGDPGLSGQHGVHGSPGIPGERGDPGSPGVKGEPGAPGSQGIMGTRGQRGPKGERGPQGRRGDRGLRGLKGTPSDTVGRLRSAFSVGLSPSKSFPASGLPVRFDKIFYNGDDHYDVAASKFNCTYPGVYVFSYQITVRNKPLRAALVVNGVRKLRSRDTVQGQDIEQASSLVLLKLVAGDQVWVETLRDWNGAYSSSEDDSTFSGFLLYPD; encoded by the exons ATGTTCAGATTGTCGCTGCGTTGTTTCTCCCTCCACAGACGGGAGATGACTGGCCTCTGTGTTCAGTCGCTTGTCCTGGCAGCAAGCGTGCTGCTTTTATCGTCCACTTTCGACGCCATCAGGATGACTCAGCGCCCGAAGTACCAGTACACCAAGAAGCCTCCTCGTGAGATCCAGACTACCACACACGCCAAACCTACACCTGCCAGGGTCTCTGACCACCCCAAGCAAAAAGACCATCGTCCCGTGGTTATCACAGGAAGTCCCCCTGTCTCAGGTCACACCCACGTAGACTACCGCAcagacaccacagcaccacccagtGGTGTGCAGGACAATTACACCCTAGACTATAATGAATGCTATTTGAACGTCTGCGAGTGCTGCCCTCCAGAACGAGGCCCCCAGGGACCAAAAGGAGACGTTGGGTTTCCGG GACCTCCTGGTCAGAAAGGAGATCCAGGCCCCAGAAGTGCTCCAGGACTTACAGGTCCAACTGGACCTCCTGGATTTATGGGAGACAAAG GAGATAAAGGTGAGAAAGGAAGCAGCGGTCCTTTTGGAGCCTCGGGCATCCCTGGGAAGGCAGGAGGGAAAG GTGAGACAGGCTTTAAAGGTGAGAAAGGAGCAGGAGGCCTGCCGGGACTCGCAGGTGTGAAAGGTGAGAAAGGAGAACCCGGTCAGAACGTAACCAAAGGCGACCGAGGCCAGCCAGGTAAAGACGGACCACCGGGGGCCCCGGGCGTCACTGGAGACAAAGGTGAGAAGGGGGACAGGGGAGAATGCGGTCTGCTGGGAGAAAGGGGACAGAAGGGTGAACCGGGCGACCCCGGACCCCCAGGGACGCGGGGAGACCCCGGGTTGTCGGGTCAGCACGGGGTACATGGGAGCCCTGGCATACCCGGGGAACGTGGAGATCCCGGAAGCCCAGGAGTCAAGGGGGAGCCAGGAGCACCAGGGTCACAAGGAATTATGGGAACGAGAGGTCAACGGGGGCCAAAGGGCGAAAGGGGTCCTCAGGGGAGACGCGGCGATCGAGGTCTGCGAGGTCTGAAAGGGACACCCAGCGACACCGTAGGGCGACTGCGTTCTGCCTTCAGCGTGGGCCTCTCCCCCAGTAAGTCGTTCCCAGCATCAGGCTTGCCGGTGCGCTTCGACAAGATCTTCTACAACGGAGACGACCACTACGACGTCGCCGCCAGCAAGTTCAACTGCACCTACCCAGGGGTTTACGTTTTCTCATACCAGATCACGGTGAGGAATAAGCCCTTACGCGCAGCCCTGGTGGTGAATGGTGTGCGCAAGCTACGCTCGAGGGACACCGTGCAGGGCCAGGACATCGAGCAGGCCTCCAGTCTGGTTCTTCTGAAGCTCGTTGCTGGAGACCAGGTGTGGGTGGAGACTCTGAGGGACTGGAACGGTGCCTATTCCAGCAGTGAGGATGACAGCACCTTCTCTGGGTTCTTGCTGTATCCTGACTGA